The following coding sequences lie in one Streptomyces albofaciens JCM 4342 genomic window:
- a CDS encoding PaaI family thioesterase, translating into MGEQSATKFPQEIIDQWAEPGLDLAALFSAGHLGTRMSVQVLEAAPERVVGTMPVEGNTQPYGLLHGGASAVLAETLGSVGAMLHGGPAKQAVGVDLNCTHHRGARSGLVTGVATPVHRGRSSATYEIVITDENDKRVCSARLTCMLRDVDASAYRN; encoded by the coding sequence ATGGGCGAGCAGAGCGCGACCAAGTTTCCGCAGGAGATCATCGACCAGTGGGCCGAGCCGGGCCTGGACCTCGCCGCGCTGTTCTCCGCCGGACACCTCGGTACGCGCATGAGCGTGCAGGTCCTGGAGGCCGCGCCGGAGCGGGTCGTCGGCACCATGCCCGTCGAGGGCAACACCCAGCCGTACGGCCTGCTGCACGGCGGCGCCTCCGCGGTGCTCGCCGAAACCCTCGGCTCGGTCGGCGCGATGCTGCACGGCGGCCCCGCCAAGCAGGCGGTCGGCGTCGACCTGAACTGCACCCACCACCGCGGCGCCCGCTCCGGCCTGGTCACCGGCGTCGCCACCCCCGTGCACCGCGGCCGCTCCTCCGCCACGTACGAGATCGTCATCACCGACGAGAACGACAAGCGGGTGTGCAGCGCCCGGCTGACCTGCATGCTGCGCGACGTGGACGCGTCGGCGTACCGCAACTGA
- a CDS encoding FdhF/YdeP family oxidoreductase, protein MAGKPPASDPIQDAPEVTAPEHSAVGLPAIKHALRVSQQQMGVRRTALTLLRVNQKDGFDCPGCAWPEPEHRHAAEFCENGAKAVAEEATLRRVTPEFFAAHPVSDLADRSGYWLGQQGRLTHPVYLPEGADRYEPVSWERAFDIIAEELTALDSPDEAVFYTSGRTSNEAAFLYQLFAREFGTNNLPDCSNMCHESSGSALTETIGIGKGSVLLEDLYKADLIIVAGQNPGTNHPRMLSALEQAKNGGAKIISINPLPEAGLERFKNPQTPRGLAGRGTALTDLFLQVRIGGDQALFRTLNRLILETEGAVDTAFIEEHTHGFEEFAAAARADTDWEATLAATGLTRAEIERTLEMVLASRRTIVCWAMGLTQHKHSVPTIQEVVNFLLLRGNIGRPGAGVCPVRGHSNVQGDRTMGIFERPAPAFLDALEKEFGFAPPREHGFDVVRAIRALRDGDAKVFFAMGGNFVSATPDTEVTEAAVRRARLTVHVSTKLNRSHVVTGARALILPTLGRTERDVQAGGEQFVTVEDSMGMVHASRGRLAPASTRLLSEPAIVARLARRVLGQGSTTPWEEFEKDYATIRDRIARVVPGFEDFNAKVARPGGFALPHAPRDRREFPTATGKANFTAAPVEYPHLPEGRLLLQTLRSHDQYNTTIYGLDDRYRGIKNGRRVVLVNPEDARALGVADGSYTDLVSEWTDGTERRAPGFRVVHYPTARGCAAAYYPETNVLVPLDHTADTSNTPASKSLVIRLEPAAPGA, encoded by the coding sequence ATGGCAGGCAAGCCGCCCGCGTCGGACCCCATCCAGGACGCGCCCGAGGTCACGGCACCGGAGCACTCCGCCGTCGGCCTGCCGGCCATCAAACACGCGCTGCGCGTGTCCCAGCAGCAGATGGGCGTGCGCCGCACGGCCCTGACACTGCTCCGGGTCAACCAGAAGGACGGCTTCGACTGCCCCGGCTGCGCCTGGCCCGAGCCCGAGCACCGGCACGCGGCCGAGTTCTGCGAGAACGGCGCCAAGGCGGTGGCCGAGGAGGCCACGCTGCGCCGCGTCACCCCGGAGTTCTTCGCCGCCCACCCGGTCTCCGACCTCGCGGACCGCAGCGGCTACTGGCTCGGCCAGCAGGGCCGGCTGACCCACCCCGTGTACCTGCCCGAGGGCGCCGACCGCTACGAGCCGGTGTCCTGGGAGCGGGCCTTCGACATCATCGCCGAGGAGCTGACCGCCCTCGACTCCCCCGACGAGGCCGTCTTCTACACCTCGGGGCGCACGAGCAACGAGGCCGCCTTCCTCTACCAGCTCTTCGCCCGCGAATTCGGCACGAACAACCTGCCCGACTGCTCCAACATGTGCCACGAGTCCTCCGGCTCCGCGCTCACGGAGACCATCGGCATCGGCAAGGGCAGCGTCCTGCTGGAGGACCTGTACAAGGCCGATCTGATCATCGTCGCCGGGCAGAACCCGGGCACCAACCACCCCCGGATGCTCTCCGCGCTGGAGCAGGCCAAGAACGGCGGCGCGAAGATCATCTCGATCAACCCGCTGCCCGAGGCGGGCCTGGAGCGCTTCAAGAACCCGCAGACCCCGCGCGGCCTCGCCGGCCGCGGCACGGCCCTGACCGACCTGTTCCTCCAGGTGCGCATCGGCGGCGACCAGGCCCTCTTCCGTACGCTGAACCGGCTCATCCTGGAGACCGAGGGCGCGGTCGACACCGCCTTCATCGAGGAGCACACCCACGGCTTCGAGGAGTTCGCCGCGGCGGCCCGCGCGGACACCGACTGGGAGGCGACGCTCGCCGCCACCGGCCTGACCCGCGCCGAGATCGAGCGCACCCTGGAGATGGTCCTGGCGTCGCGGCGCACGATCGTGTGCTGGGCCATGGGCCTGACCCAGCACAAGCACTCCGTCCCCACCATCCAGGAAGTCGTCAACTTCCTGCTGCTGCGCGGCAACATCGGCCGCCCCGGCGCCGGCGTGTGCCCCGTGCGCGGCCACAGCAACGTACAGGGCGACCGCACCATGGGCATCTTCGAGCGCCCCGCGCCCGCCTTCCTGGACGCCCTGGAGAAGGAGTTCGGCTTCGCGCCGCCCCGCGAGCACGGCTTCGACGTCGTACGGGCCATCCGCGCCCTGCGCGACGGCGACGCCAAGGTCTTCTTCGCGATGGGCGGCAACTTCGTCTCCGCCACCCCGGACACGGAGGTCACCGAGGCCGCCGTGCGCCGCGCCCGGCTCACCGTCCACGTCTCCACCAAGCTCAACCGCTCCCACGTGGTCACCGGCGCCCGCGCCCTGATCCTGCCCACCCTCGGCCGTACGGAGCGGGACGTGCAGGCGGGCGGCGAGCAGTTCGTGACCGTCGAGGACTCCATGGGCATGGTGCACGCCTCCCGCGGCCGGCTGGCTCCCGCGAGCACGCGGCTGCTCTCCGAGCCGGCCATCGTCGCCCGCCTCGCCCGGCGCGTCCTCGGCCAGGGCAGCACCACGCCCTGGGAGGAGTTCGAGAAGGACTACGCCACGATCCGCGACCGGATCGCCCGCGTCGTGCCCGGCTTCGAGGACTTCAACGCCAAGGTCGCCCGGCCCGGCGGCTTCGCCCTGCCGCACGCCCCGCGCGACCGGCGCGAGTTCCCCACCGCCACCGGCAAGGCCAACTTCACGGCCGCGCCCGTGGAGTACCCGCACCTGCCCGAGGGCCGGCTCCTCCTCCAGACGCTGCGCTCGCACGACCAGTACAACACCACCATCTACGGCCTCGACGACCGCTACCGCGGCATCAAGAACGGCCGCCGCGTCGTCCTGGTCAACCCCGAGGACGCCCGCGCGCTGGGCGTCGCCGACGGCTCGTACACCGACCTGGTCAGCGAGTGGACGGACGGCACGGAGCGGCGCGCGCCCGGCTTCCGCGTCGTCCACTACCCGACCGCGCGCGGCTGCGCGGCGGCGTACTACCCGGAGACCAACGTCCTGGTGCCGCTCGACCACACCGCCGACACCAGCAACACCCCGGCCTCCAAGTCGCTGGTGATCCGCCTGGAGCCGGCGGCACCCGGAGCCTGA
- the polA gene encoding DNA polymerase I, with amino-acid sequence MDGHSMAYRAFFALPVENFTTATGQPTNAIYGFASMLANTLRDEAPTHFAVAFDVSRKTWRSEEFPDYKANRSKTPDEFKGQVELIGEMLDAMRVKRFAVEGFEADDVIATLATQATAQGFEVSIVTGDRDSFQLVTDDITVLYPTKGVSELTRFTPEKVQEKYGLSPAQYPDFAALRGDPSDNLPGIPGVGEKTAAKWINQFGSFAELVERAEEVKGKAGQNFRDHLEAVKLNRVLTEMVRDVELPCGPAELVREAYDRKALTVFLEALEIRNQGLRERLLAADPGAEEAGDAGPAPAEVEIDGTVAGAGELAPWLAEHGRKLLGVSTVDTWTVGSGSVAEVALATAEGPAVWFDPTELDEADERAFAAWSADPASHKVMHNVKGLMRVFAEHGWTIAGVTMDTALAAYLVKPGRRSFALDALSVEYLGRDLAPAAEDNGQLAFGADDRAQADALMNQARTVLDLGAAMTTKLDEVGAAGLLRDLELPTSVLLARMERAGIAADRGWLERIEQQFAAAVQQAVQEAHAAAGHEFNLGSPKQLQEVLFGELGLPRTKKTKTGYTTDADALAWLAAQTENELPVIMLRHREQSKLRTTVEGLIKTIAADGRIHTTFNQTVAATGRLSSTEPNLQNIPVRTDEGRAIRRGFVVGEGYESLLTADYSQIELRVMAHLSEDAGLIEAFTSGEDLHTTVASQVFSVAKSEVDPEMRRKIKAMSYGLAYGLSAFGLSQQLGIQPDEARRLMDTFFERFGGVRDYLQDVVDKARATGYTETIMGRRRYLPDLNSDNRQRREMAERMALNAPIQGTAADIVKVAMLRVDEALRAADLSSRMLLQVHDEIVVEVAPGERAQVDELVRREMAGAVELRAPLDVSVGYGGDWESAAH; translated from the coding sequence ATGGACGGGCATTCCATGGCGTACCGGGCGTTCTTCGCCCTCCCCGTGGAGAATTTCACCACCGCCACCGGGCAACCGACCAATGCGATCTACGGCTTCGCGTCGATGCTCGCGAACACCCTGCGTGACGAGGCGCCCACGCACTTCGCGGTGGCCTTCGACGTCTCGCGCAAGACCTGGCGCTCGGAGGAGTTCCCCGACTACAAGGCGAACCGCTCCAAGACCCCCGACGAGTTCAAGGGCCAGGTCGAGCTGATCGGCGAGATGCTGGACGCGATGCGCGTCAAGCGGTTCGCCGTGGAGGGCTTCGAGGCCGACGACGTCATCGCCACGCTCGCCACCCAGGCCACCGCCCAGGGCTTCGAGGTCTCCATCGTCACCGGCGACCGCGACTCCTTCCAGCTGGTCACCGACGACATCACGGTGCTCTACCCCACCAAGGGCGTCTCCGAGCTGACCCGCTTCACCCCGGAGAAGGTCCAGGAGAAGTACGGCCTGAGCCCCGCCCAGTACCCGGACTTCGCGGCGCTGCGCGGCGACCCGTCCGACAACCTGCCCGGCATCCCCGGCGTCGGCGAGAAGACCGCCGCGAAGTGGATCAACCAGTTCGGTTCGTTCGCGGAGCTGGTGGAGCGCGCCGAGGAGGTCAAGGGCAAGGCCGGGCAGAATTTCCGCGACCACCTGGAGGCGGTCAAGCTCAACCGCGTCCTGACCGAGATGGTGCGGGACGTGGAGCTGCCCTGCGGCCCCGCCGAGCTGGTGCGCGAGGCCTACGACCGCAAGGCGCTGACCGTCTTCCTGGAGGCGCTGGAGATCCGCAACCAGGGCCTGCGGGAGCGCCTGCTGGCCGCCGACCCGGGCGCCGAGGAGGCCGGGGACGCCGGTCCCGCGCCCGCCGAGGTGGAGATCGACGGCACGGTCGCCGGCGCCGGCGAGCTGGCCCCGTGGCTGGCCGAGCACGGCAGGAAGCTGCTCGGTGTCTCCACGGTCGACACCTGGACGGTGGGCAGCGGCAGTGTCGCCGAGGTGGCCCTGGCCACCGCCGAGGGCCCGGCCGTCTGGTTCGACCCCACGGAGCTGGACGAGGCCGACGAGCGCGCCTTCGCCGCCTGGAGCGCCGACCCGGCCAGCCACAAGGTCATGCACAACGTCAAGGGCCTGATGCGGGTCTTCGCCGAGCACGGCTGGACCATCGCCGGCGTCACGATGGACACCGCCCTCGCCGCCTACCTGGTCAAGCCGGGCCGCCGCTCCTTCGCCCTGGACGCCCTGTCCGTCGAGTACCTGGGCCGCGACCTGGCCCCGGCCGCCGAGGACAACGGCCAGCTGGCCTTCGGCGCCGACGACCGCGCCCAGGCCGACGCCCTGATGAACCAGGCGCGTACGGTCCTGGACCTCGGCGCCGCCATGACCACCAAGCTCGACGAGGTCGGCGCGGCCGGGCTGCTGCGCGACCTGGAGCTGCCCACCAGCGTGCTGCTGGCCCGGATGGAGCGGGCCGGCATCGCCGCCGACCGCGGCTGGCTGGAGCGCATCGAGCAGCAGTTCGCCGCCGCCGTCCAGCAGGCCGTACAGGAGGCGCACGCCGCGGCGGGCCACGAGTTCAACCTCGGCTCGCCCAAGCAGCTCCAGGAGGTCCTCTTCGGCGAGCTGGGCCTGCCCAGGACCAAGAAGACCAAGACCGGTTACACCACCGACGCCGACGCCCTGGCCTGGCTCGCCGCGCAGACCGAGAACGAACTCCCGGTGATCATGCTGCGCCACCGTGAGCAGTCCAAGCTGCGCACCACGGTCGAGGGCCTGATCAAGACGATCGCGGCGGACGGCCGTATCCACACCACCTTCAACCAGACCGTCGCCGCCACCGGCCGCCTCTCCTCCACCGAGCCCAACCTCCAGAACATCCCGGTCCGTACGGACGAGGGCCGCGCGATCCGCCGCGGCTTCGTCGTCGGCGAGGGGTACGAATCCCTGCTGACCGCCGACTACAGCCAGATCGAGCTGCGCGTGATGGCCCACCTCTCCGAGGACGCGGGCCTGATCGAGGCGTTCACCTCCGGCGAGGACCTGCACACCACCGTCGCCTCCCAGGTCTTCTCGGTCGCCAAGTCCGAGGTCGACCCGGAGATGCGCCGCAAGATCAAGGCGATGTCCTACGGCCTGGCGTACGGCCTGTCCGCCTTCGGCCTCTCCCAGCAGCTCGGCATCCAGCCCGACGAGGCCCGCCGCCTGATGGACACCTTCTTCGAGCGGTTCGGCGGGGTGCGCGACTACCTCCAGGACGTCGTCGACAAGGCCCGCGCCACCGGCTATACCGAGACGATCATGGGCCGTCGCCGCTACCTCCCGGACCTCAACAGCGACAACCGCCAGCGCCGCGAGATGGCCGAGCGGATGGCGCTGAACGCCCCGATCCAGGGCACCGCCGCCGACATCGTCAAGGTGGCCATGCTGCGGGTGGACGAGGCGCTGCGGGCGGCGGACCTGTCTTCCCGGATGCTGCTCCAGGTGCACGACGAAATCGTGGTCGAGGTGGCCCCGGGCGAGCGGGCGCAGGTCGACGAGCTGGTCCGCCGCGAGATGGCGGGCGCCGTGGAGCTGCGCGCCCCGCTGGACGTGTCGGTCGGCTACGGCGGCGACTGGGAGTCGGCGGCGCACTGA
- a CDS encoding DUF4184 family protein, giving the protein MPFTLSHAAAVLPVVRRTGEARGPLVASALVAGSFAPDLTYFADSVLPGAMLFGDFTHGIPGVLTVDVLITAALVGGWLLLREPLVALLPAAWRGRVYAVVRGRPGTGGRPLAAYLAWFCVSAVLGALTHTVWDAFTHPGRWGTRLIPVLNETVGGFPLCTYVQYGTSALALGVIGWFLWTALRRVPDPAAPAGLPEPAGGRLPAVALLTVCLLAGAAHRTLRARAAFGDMAVTWFDYVPTVLFGAGAGLALGLPLYAVGARLLHRRDRAPLADGGAAYDRSGSRP; this is encoded by the coding sequence ATGCCGTTCACACTCAGCCACGCTGCCGCTGTGCTGCCGGTGGTGCGCCGCACCGGGGAGGCGCGCGGACCGCTGGTCGCCTCGGCTCTCGTCGCCGGGTCGTTCGCCCCCGACCTCACCTACTTCGCGGACAGCGTGCTGCCCGGCGCCATGCTGTTCGGCGACTTCACACACGGGATACCGGGCGTGCTGACCGTGGACGTGCTGATCACCGCCGCCCTCGTGGGCGGCTGGCTGCTGCTGCGCGAGCCGCTGGTGGCGCTGCTGCCGGCGGCCTGGCGCGGCAGGGTGTACGCGGTGGTGCGCGGCCGTCCGGGCACGGGCGGCCGGCCGCTCGCCGCGTACCTCGCCTGGTTCTGCGTCTCGGCGGTGCTGGGCGCGCTGACCCACACCGTCTGGGACGCGTTCACGCATCCGGGCCGCTGGGGCACCCGGCTGATCCCCGTACTGAACGAGACCGTCGGGGGCTTCCCCCTGTGCACATACGTCCAGTACGGCACGTCCGCGCTGGCCCTGGGCGTGATCGGCTGGTTCCTGTGGACGGCGCTGCGGCGGGTGCCGGACCCGGCGGCACCGGCCGGGCTGCCGGAGCCGGCCGGCGGGCGGCTGCCGGCCGTGGCGCTGCTCACGGTGTGCCTGCTGGCCGGGGCCGCGCACCGGACGCTGCGGGCCCGCGCCGCATTCGGGGACATGGCGGTGACGTGGTTCGACTACGTACCGACCGTGCTCTTCGGCGCGGGTGCGGGCCTCGCCCTCGGACTGCCGCTGTACGCGGTGGGGGCGCGGCTGCTGCACCGCCGCGACCGCGCGCCCCTGGCCGACGGCGGCGCCGCTTACGACCGCTCCGGCTCCCGGCCGTAA
- a CDS encoding lytic transglycosylase encodes MAATFGRRLRKGAASTAVAALALAALTASQAPGAAESRTGSEAKDPASAGDTPIDGGSPYYTDLPPLNSPVRPGGSPGSGGPVVTGPAEAGIPATVLDAYKKAEAQVARTQPGCRLPWQLLAAIGKVESGHARGGAVDAEGTTLQRITGPQLNGKGFAMISDTDHGVFDGDTTHDRAVGPMQFIPSTWSKGGPDGKGWGADGNGDGLADPNNIYDAALGAGRYLCANGRDLGTQSDLDKAVLGYNPSREYLNTVLSWLAFYRKGTHEVPDGKGLLPVHRGGVSNGQGTKPTPGAGSTPGRTTGPGAGRSGGTTPEPGGNGSGKPTTPSKPTTPPAKPGTHEPEPTKPPTTPPTKPPTKPTPAPVAALEQVGAEDLTATVGEDFGQIVRVRAKDTAGKPVAGVPVEFRIVGETGARFPGKADRVTVRTGADGIATAPRINAGDKAGGFTVRATAVGRQVPAAETGATVKAKPAPAPKADALARTSDAKLTAKAGTAFAEGAVEIKATYRGKIAAGAAVTATMVTDDPKQPVENDKGPYFAGTEDKDAGKSGSKDSKDGDKGAGRGADKEKQVRSLTLKTGADGLLKLPEIRTDQHAGTFLLRLTTADGAVLTVELTVTA; translated from the coding sequence ATGGCAGCCACATTCGGGCGGCGGCTCCGCAAGGGAGCGGCCTCGACGGCGGTGGCGGCGCTCGCGCTGGCCGCCCTGACCGCTTCCCAGGCACCGGGAGCGGCCGAGAGCAGGACCGGCAGCGAGGCCAAGGACCCCGCGTCGGCCGGCGACACCCCCATCGACGGCGGCTCGCCGTACTACACCGACCTGCCGCCCCTCAACAGCCCGGTGCGGCCCGGTGGTTCGCCCGGCTCCGGCGGTCCGGTCGTCACCGGCCCGGCCGAAGCGGGCATCCCCGCCACCGTCCTGGACGCGTACAAGAAGGCCGAGGCCCAGGTCGCCCGGACCCAGCCCGGCTGCCGGCTGCCCTGGCAGCTGCTCGCCGCCATCGGCAAGGTCGAATCCGGCCACGCCCGCGGCGGCGCCGTGGACGCCGAGGGCACCACCCTCCAGCGGATCACCGGCCCGCAGCTCAACGGCAAGGGCTTCGCGATGATCAGCGACACCGACCACGGTGTCTTCGACGGCGACACCACACACGACCGCGCGGTAGGCCCGATGCAGTTCATCCCCTCGACCTGGTCCAAGGGCGGCCCCGACGGCAAGGGCTGGGGCGCCGACGGCAACGGCGACGGCCTCGCGGACCCCAACAACATCTACGACGCCGCCCTCGGCGCCGGCCGCTACCTGTGCGCCAACGGACGCGACCTGGGGACGCAGAGCGATCTGGACAAGGCCGTCCTCGGCTACAACCCGTCGCGGGAGTACCTGAACACGGTACTGTCCTGGCTCGCCTTCTACCGCAAGGGCACCCACGAGGTCCCCGACGGCAAGGGGCTGCTGCCGGTCCACCGCGGCGGCGTGAGCAACGGACAGGGCACCAAGCCCACCCCGGGCGCCGGGTCCACCCCCGGCCGTACGACCGGGCCGGGCGCGGGCCGGAGCGGCGGCACGACCCCCGAGCCGGGCGGCAACGGCAGCGGCAAGCCGACCACGCCGTCCAAGCCGACGACCCCGCCCGCCAAGCCCGGCACCCACGAGCCCGAGCCCACCAAGCCGCCCACCACACCTCCGACCAAGCCGCCGACCAAGCCCACCCCCGCGCCCGTCGCCGCACTGGAGCAGGTCGGCGCCGAGGACCTCACGGCCACCGTCGGCGAGGACTTCGGGCAGATCGTGCGCGTACGGGCGAAGGACACCGCGGGCAAGCCGGTCGCGGGCGTTCCCGTCGAGTTCCGTATCGTCGGCGAGACCGGCGCCCGCTTCCCGGGCAAGGCCGACCGCGTCACGGTACGGACCGGCGCCGACGGCATCGCCACCGCGCCCCGTATCAACGCGGGCGACAAGGCGGGCGGCTTCACCGTCCGCGCGACCGCGGTGGGCCGCCAGGTGCCCGCGGCCGAGACCGGCGCCACCGTCAAGGCCAAGCCGGCGCCCGCCCCCAAGGCCGACGCGCTGGCCCGTACGTCCGACGCCAAGCTGACGGCGAAGGCCGGCACCGCGTTCGCCGAGGGCGCCGTCGAGATCAAGGCCACCTACCGGGGCAAGATCGCGGCGGGTGCCGCGGTGACCGCCACCATGGTCACCGACGACCCGAAGCAGCCCGTCGAGAACGACAAGGGGCCCTACTTCGCGGGCACCGAGGACAAGGACGCGGGCAAGAGCGGGAGCAAGGACAGCAAGGACGGGGACAAGGGAGCGGGCAGGGGAGCGGACAAGGAGAAGCAGGTCCGCAGCCTGACGCTCAAGACGGGTGCCGACGGCCTGCTGAAGCTGCCGGAGATCCGTACGGACCAGCACGCGGGTACGTTCCTGCTGCGTCTGACCACCGCCGACGGCGCGGTCCTGACCGTCGAGCTGACCGTCACGGCGTAA
- a CDS encoding SPW_0924 family protein: MRALTAVAIGLAAAFALVLAITAAGAPSGGTSPEPLLTTVPAHP; encoded by the coding sequence ATGCGCGCACTGACAGCCGTCGCGATCGGACTGGCCGCGGCCTTCGCCCTCGTCCTGGCCATCACCGCGGCCGGCGCGCCCAGCGGCGGGACCTCCCCCGAACCGCTGCTCACCACCGTCCCCGCGCACCCCTGA
- a CDS encoding DUF3068 domain-containing protein: protein MRRKASLVLLAFAVFFAALSPLLRWYAFPRLAKIPPNQYQDTVLEAKPATLLDYGTMRARQVPKVSIVQTLKGNVEESERIEKTAGRDVVVWDALSYVAGPDGKMVSRIPERYIFDAHTQEPVHATGEMVDGDPVRRTGIEYKWPFLTEQRDYDYFDAQTRTSAPIHYKGVRTFRGLDVYYFEQTIPWTKVPFPKKLPVQGITSEAVAKSGTTRWYSTKRMFWVEPVTGAPVNGEEIHKEELRGGGLVPGGGKVTAFSGHVKMRPDYVTATVDLVTSQRRLVLLLTSYLPWGFPALGVALLTLALVLEARGRRRPERGRPEPGRPERIGSA, encoded by the coding sequence ATGCGACGCAAAGCCAGCCTGGTCCTGCTCGCGTTCGCCGTCTTCTTCGCCGCACTGTCCCCGCTGCTGCGCTGGTACGCCTTCCCGCGACTCGCCAAGATCCCGCCGAACCAGTACCAGGACACGGTGCTGGAGGCGAAGCCCGCCACCCTCCTCGACTACGGCACAATGCGGGCCCGGCAGGTCCCGAAGGTCTCCATCGTGCAGACGCTCAAGGGCAACGTCGAGGAGTCCGAACGCATCGAGAAGACCGCCGGCCGGGACGTGGTGGTCTGGGACGCGCTCTCCTACGTCGCCGGACCCGACGGCAAGATGGTCTCCCGGATCCCGGAGCGCTACATCTTCGACGCCCACACCCAGGAACCCGTGCACGCCACCGGCGAGATGGTCGACGGCGACCCCGTACGGCGTACCGGCATCGAGTACAAGTGGCCGTTCCTCACGGAACAGCGGGACTACGACTACTTCGACGCGCAGACCCGCACCAGCGCCCCCATCCACTACAAGGGCGTCCGCACCTTCCGCGGCCTGGACGTCTACTACTTCGAGCAGACCATTCCCTGGACCAAGGTGCCCTTCCCGAAGAAGCTGCCGGTGCAGGGCATCACCTCGGAGGCCGTCGCGAAATCCGGCACCACCCGGTGGTACAGCACCAAGCGGATGTTCTGGGTGGAGCCGGTCACCGGCGCGCCCGTCAACGGGGAGGAGATCCACAAGGAGGAGCTGCGCGGCGGCGGCCTCGTCCCCGGCGGCGGCAAGGTCACCGCCTTCTCCGGGCACGTGAAGATGCGGCCGGACTACGTGACCGCCACGGTCGACCTCGTCACTTCCCAGCGCCGGCTCGTCCTGCTCCTCACCAGCTACCTTCCGTGGGGTTTCCCGGCCCTCGGGGTCGCGCTCCTCACGCTGGCCCTGGTCTTGGAGGCCCGGGGGCGTCGCCGCCCGGAACGCGGTCGTCCGGAGCCGGGCCGTCCCGAGCGGATCGGTTCCGCCTGA